From the Lactuca sativa cultivar Salinas chromosome 9, Lsat_Salinas_v11, whole genome shotgun sequence genome, the window aGTTTTTGttcaatatcttcaatctagtaagtgtttctagatctttcaagttagtatatcacttaatctagtgattgtacatcttttcatccatccatttatgtgttttgactagatttccaaaacaccaagaacacacactagtgtttttgggcccttagcaccttttcaagcttctaactaGTAAGTACTCCAACCCTAGTGTATTGATCAGCTTATTAACTTATCTTACATCAATAAAATTTCACAAAAACACCAAGAtcatggagtttatggtccaaggtgttcttggaccgtgaaccccaAATAATGGTGCTAAAGtgtgccaaagtgtgctttatctTACCCTTAGCCTTGGGTATTAACTTagaatccttccttgatgtgtttagcaccTGAAAACCACCAAAATACCTcacttatatgtgtttacggtttggggatctcccaaaaccgtaaacaccccaaagaggTGTAAAAATGGCCCTAGTCCCTTCACAAGCTTAGGAAACTAGTCTAGATTTATTCCTTGTTATGCTTGgggcttgaaaacatcaaaataccttaGTCCatagagtttacggtagtaaaatcatggagaaatggtccatggaccgtaaactccatttaggagtgtattgatgccacaaaacaTTTCCTAAGGCCTAAACacgaagtaggaatgcttggaatagcttagaagacttcaaaacaacaaatggtcaaaaggttaggagcttacggccataaactcaagagtttacgaccgtaaactcaaggggtgttggtctttagggagtaaaatcattttaggggttcccttgaaccctaaaacccaatagccttgcactacaacacttagatgcaatccttgagacttataacacttgtataaggtgtttagcatgtcctagggtgtcttgactttgtttattagttgtttaaagactaattggatacatatatgtaatattatatgttaactaggatcatagagtgtgttcaagacttcacttgacacctagcagtcctacatcttcagttcatccgcaccactcactacatgtgagttcataccccttaatcaatggtttaaatgtttttaaatgttttatggggggatacaagtagaatcatgctagttattatatcaatcacatgtgattaataagcagcattcaaatgatttactactcattagctgttctaccaaacagttttcttcacatgattttcataaacgttttatatgtttaaaactccttattaaactgttcattttacactgtatgtttcatttcaaactcatttacaattgtgcttcaaacaaatgttctttatatttaaactgttttatcaaacaaatacttccaacccgttttataggctgacatcatgtcgaccttttcttagataataatcatgttcaaaggtgttacaaaacttattttatgcttttatattgtcaattgcatgcctatatatgtatagtcatataagaaatgtttaaaggacttaggaaggctatccgctctatttccttttaatcgttgggatgtggtctggtgagtatcaggtatccgtccgaaggtcatttaaatattagttatgtatcatgtgtacatatgtggtcataaaggttcttccagtcagttcaatacccttgggtagcaagggtatacttccatgttcatacgtaccagttatattactagtaagctaccatataggtagtttaggaagatactaatacgtttACTATAATACAGAATCATACTACGAGTCAGTTCATTgatgagtctatacatgctagatagagagaggaCACACATTAcatctagtacacacagtacattactatacatgctagatagagagagaacacacattacagctagtacacacagtacgttactatacatgctagatagagaaagaacacacattatagctagtacacacagtacattactatacatgctagatagagagagaacacatattacagctagcacacgcagaacattacagtacactactatactattacatgattacgtttagatgattacgcttacatgagtacgtttacataaatacatttacataagtgtgtttacatatacgataataggacagacatcactaggtgctatagcatggaacaatttcaggatctaactataccaatgaatcacaacgcattgtgataagttatattgggtataagtTATcgtagtaatgtggatgttcacggcttacagatatgcaggggtcgtgtatgggtcccaaaatcccttcgacaggggagcgtatagcctaggatctagccatcacattaagccttatccctcaaataaggcaatattagtacaaaagtagtcacttattacaaatactacagtacttacgagaTTACAATAGGTTAAAGGTAGtcagtacggttgtagttatttaatactacaccatagtactatttcattttcctattacattcactttgtgaacattcacacgatgcacggtaatgtaggaGCTATATTATGGATAATGATAGTcgaatttgggaaaatacacactcttacaagagacacacactcagatactagatgccttggtagaaggatacttttagtaggaaacatatggttttcgaggatgttcaaaacgttttcattatttacagttcatatacatacaaatacttacagttcatatacacacaaatacttacatacaaattaagacactaaaatacttatgatctcaccagctttaaagctgatactctctttcaaaataacttgtatcctcaggtcaacagtagacaggtacagatgcaaggtttagagaagatggagctcgttcaagactcatctttcattttgatttatactttagtgtcaattagacatatcagaacacacttgtattaaaattatattattaatgcaatggatgatgttgttgcttgtttactacttttcattgttgtgatactgtacatgacgtcctccgccccagaacgtttccgccgttcatggttttggggtgtgacacacactGTAACCCAATTATGAGACCTAATCAATGTCAAGTCTATTCGACACTAAGCAAATCTTTATAAGTCTTATTCCTAATCTAAGGCAAGACCTATATCTAAAGGCAATTAATTTCTACAACAATTCCTAATccaaatgttactatcttatcttTAGAAATAACACATAACAAAGATAATAAAAGCAACAATTATTATATGGATATTCTTAAGTTAAGATTATGTTCTTGATAATAACTACGCACTCACCTGACAAAGTGTCTGGTGATTGGTGAATCTGGCAGATCTTCGCCTTACACCTTTCTCGAAAGACCTAGATGGACATAACGCTACGTCTTAGTTTAGTTTCATACTACGTGGAACTATTATCTTAAGAGATTAGATTCCTCAACAATTCGAAATTCTTCAGGATCAAACAAGTAAGGATCAGCCAGTCAAGACAGTCGGGAGGCAGGATCATTTCAACATATagtctttctgaaatccaacaaccaatctgacatgaccattctagacacctctcccataGTAGATCAATCAACATAACAACTTGGAATCGTTGATAAATCTGAATTATAGGATCCTAGTAACAACTTAcaactataattataaattacacAGGGGCAGAgtaagtgtagctcacttacagagtACAATAAACGAGAATCGGGATCTAAACGGGTAGAATATTGAATTAGTTCCTTCCTACATGAAGATTCAGGCAAGCTGAGAACTCGAGGGTGTCGTAGGGCTTCGCCGCAGactaaaatgaagaaaaatgggctaacTATCAAAAATTTTCAGAGAGATATCGACTGGAGAGTGTGGGGAGGAGTGAAAGAATGAGACGGTATTTATAGGTGAGTTTGGAGTCTTGTGCGTTGTGCAACAGGAGGCGCGCCGCATATAAAGGTGGCATTGATCCACTAGGTTGTAGACACGTTGCATGATCTGGGTGGGGATACGTGGCTGACTTCGCGCGCAAGCTACGCGCGACGTGCGTGCGCATGTGACGTTTTCCAGATTTTCAAAATTACATAACTCCttcgtacgagctccgttttttacattctttatatccatggaaagctcttgctgatatctacaactttcctttagacttcgttgggtatttttgagtttattttatttatacaGGCTTAGCCTATTAAATCCAGTATAAAATCCATAACTCTCACATTCGGCGTCCGTTTCAATGGTTTTTATATCGTTGTAATCCTAACAACGAGATCCTCAACTCtcttttagattgttttggctaacaatctatcgatctaaaatttgatatCGGTACGCACATTGTTGCGCCgaattttaaaaatcataacttcatctaGTGAAGTCAGaagtgaagtcagatttagacgatACCTATACGCACGAATTCACTTTTACAACATCTATGAATACCGTTTAGACTTCCTAAGCTAAAAAGAAATGTAACCCATATTCACTTTTTATGATATTCGTAGCCGTGTCGGTTTTATCGCGAGACTTTGGcacttcataacttcttcgttctaattAGGATTGAGGGGTTCTAGATATGTATGGGATCATAATTACGAATACTATAACTAGGTTGAGATTATTTTCCCcaaatgattttttatttttgatgtgtattttaaatcttatttattttattatataatatatcCTAATATCTTATAAAACACATAAGcacaaaatatatgaataatcatgtCTTATTCATTAAGAAAATGACTACATGACTTGACTACAAAGGTTACATGTTTGATTATTAAACCTAGCTGGAAACACGGGTATTACAGCTACACCTTGACCCTGTATTCCCGAATCCATATTTATCACTCCAGGTGTGCACTCCACACCTCTAGCCTTTGTGAGTAATTGAATTCATCATATCTCGATAGTAATACTAATTACACTAAAATATGTTAATAATATTAAAATCACCAGCATTTATCAAATTAATTATTTACAATCAACAAAATGAGTGATTGTTGAAAATAATATGTCCTTAAGTTAGTTGAGAATGGCTTACGCGACAATAATTTCAAAGTTCATTGTAGAGGGTGTTTGGGGttgcttttaaaataaattttgggcttttaacttttccaaaaagttaaaaaaatgtcAAAAGGTGTTTTGGATAGTTCAAAAGATTTTTTAGAAATGACTTTTGGCAAGAAGAAAATAAGGAGCTTCTAAAAGTCACAAAATGATGACTTTTTGTgactttttgtttttttatctttAAAAGTTAAATCAAAAGTCATTTTGtcaatccaaacacattttaaaaacctTCTTCTACAAAAAGTCCTTCtacaaaaaggacttttgatGCTTAAAAGTAATCTCAAACACCCTCGTAGATCCTGAATCATGGTCGCTAACAAGCGACATACCACCTCATCTGTTTAGTTGAGACATTTTTCATGATATGTTATGTCATCTCTACTAGACCTCATTGTAGGAGCCTCAGCAAAGGTTCACAATAGTGTGAAGCTTCTTATCAAACTTAAGCACAATTATCAAGTTTCAAAACCACTCGAGATATTTCGAACCATTTAGCTTATCATTTGAAAGGAAAGTTAGAAGTGAAATTTTGCAGCGCAAGAATTTACAGTTGATGGAATCAACAAAAAAATATAGTTAATTTATAGTGATTTTATTATAAGCAATGTTAAAAaatattaaaccaaaagaaaatattttaagaaaaatatgTACCATATTTCACTTTCAATTACGATAAGGGTTATCTTAATCTCATAATGAAGTTTTTTTACATATGTAACCATTTTCCTTATCTTAAAGGTGGTTATGAAGAGAAAACCACCATGGATTCTGCATTTTGGACCTGCTAGGGGCACTGCCCCCAAACCCCACCATGAGCGCTACCTCATTGCAGGAACCTGCTACCTCATGAACTAGGAAAGGTTCACAATTGTGTGAAGCATCCTATCAAACATGAGCACAATTATCAAGTTTTGAAAACCACTCAGAGATGGTTCAAAACATTTAGCTTATCATTTGCTAGGAAAGTTAGAAGTGAAAATTTGTAGCGCAAGAATTTACGGTTGATGGCATCAACAAAAATATAGTTAAATTACAGTGATTTGATTATAaacaatgttaaaaaaaatattaaaccaaagcaaaatattttaaaaaaaatatgatccATATTTCACTTCCAATTACAAAAAAGGTCTATCTTaatctttgaaaaaaaaaattaatttacatATATAACCATTTTACCAATCTTAATCTCTATTAAATGCCTAGATGCTTGCACGATTCATTGACATCCATTATGTCATTTGACAAGTTTAATCTCTTAAACACATATCCTTTTCTTGGAATTATAGGGCTGTGTACTTTCCCCCACAAAAGATGTTTCAAATTGGATAACATGATATTTACAATTCAAATGAGCAAAGGTTTTTGTTTCCTCCTTTGACTTAAAGTTTTGCAAATGGATCattttaaacaattataaaaCTCGTTTATAAAACATACTTTTAGTTTCCTATTATTATTTTTCAAATATCATTTGTTAACTCATTAAAAGATGTTGGCTTTTAATTATATTTGAAAGATTTTCGAGCCTTAATAGATCCtatacaaaatataaaataacCAACACAACCCTATATACAAAGGTAAAAACTATTATGCTTCTTTTTGTGAGTCATCACATGGAAAAACATGGTTATTCTAGGATAAAAACAACAATAAGTGACATTTCGAGTCCAACTAAAATATCCATCAATAAGTGACACTTGGATAGACGTCACACAAAGACTTCAATTATCGTGACTCTTGTTGGTTGACTCTGATCTTCAAAATTATAGTTTCCATATCCAATTTCTATATTAATTTGTATAGATACATGGGAAATAAAATTACAACATACAAGGAAATTTTTAAGCAACACATAGGTCACACAAAGGTACAACCCTCACAATCAAATAATCCAACAAATAAACATCATAAAAATGTCTTATTAAGAAAATTTGTTACCAGATCAATAAATaaaagtatcataacaattaagAAAATAATGTTGCACCACTTATTAAAAGTCTTGGAATATTATAAAGCAACATTTTCTGAAGTGTTGCAACAAACAAATGTTGCACCAAAACTGTGCAACACTTCAAAAAATTAGTGTTGAATCATAACAGTTCAACCCTTCTAAAACTAGTGTTGCATCAAAAGTGTTATAGTCgaacttatttttatttataaaatttgtaAGAAAATCTTGAGCGTCACTTTTAGAAGTGTTGCAACTCCAAATTTAGCCATGATGTGTTGAGACCATGTAACATGAGACTTGTCTGCAATTGATCATCTTTCTTTGAGTATCATATGTTACAGTATTATAACAAAAGACCAAATAATTATGACAGCAATTGTCTTGTAGTCAAATCCTACGTACTACGGAGTAATACATTAGAGAAAATATAGCATAATCAATCATATAACAGGAGTTTAAGAAATAGCCTCTCTGCGGCATTTTATCAAACGGTTGGTGTACAACAAAGCACATCAAGCCCCACCACATATCTCCTTCAGTTTACTCGCTGCCGCCTGATCGACTGAATACTGAAACAATTTCCAGAAACCAAAGACGTATTTAACATGATCAATGTTGTGAaaagatcatgggatatgaaccaAAACTGACCTTATTAAGAACCCAGAGAGAGTGATTGTAAGCGCGAAGGAAGAGCTCGTCGAGAGCTGTGTCATCGTTGGCATCCACCTCTCTATAATTGACGAAATTTTCTCGGGCGTATTTGGCGTAGTAAGGCCTGGAATCCGCCGGAAGACGTCTCACCAGCCGGAGGACTTCCCCGTAAATTCGTAGGGCTCTCTGCATCTCAGATCCGGCTGCAAGCTGTCGAACAAATGTCGGGTTTTCTTTTCGGGTACATTAGCTTGAATCGAACTTTGGCTGAACTTTGGATTGGGCCTGAACACTAATCCAAGTCCACCGTGGTAAGTTCGTTAGTAAAGAATCCATAGATACATACATGTTGATGTATGACAAGTTAACTAATAAGATTTCATTAGCACGTCATCAAATTAAACTAATAATTGTGTTAAAAAAGGAGATGAGAAAAAGACATGAATAATCATGGAAAAATAATAAtctttaactattaattattataTACAAAAAGTAAATGAGATACCTGATATTGGATGCTACAATACCGAAGAACCATGAGAGAAATTGGGCAAAACCCATATCGATTGACCCATCTTCTGTAAGGACAAGCTTACAAACAGCCAAAAACCCTAATCATGCCCCCAAAAGAACAATGATAGGTAGTAGGAATACTACTACCTATAAAAAAAAGttgcaattttttttatcaatttataCAAACAATTTTGTAAAATAATGGGATATGTGATATTAGCTAAGTTAAAATTACATACAAGATTGTATAAGAGAATGTTAACCAATAGGTTTCTGCCTTTCACTTTCATCTTCTTGTTTCTATATAGCTGGATACATTGTCATCGGAGTTTCAAAATAAGCTGACTCCATAGGAAATGGTTGTTGAACTTGAtgatgacctggtataaacaaatgTTGTGGTTGTTGCTGAATTGGTGGGATTTGATACTACTACATCCATTGTGCTTGTTGCGGATTGATATTTTGTTGGGGCACTGCAATTGATTCAATTCCTACAATAGAAaccatatttttatcattttaaaaGCGCCTTAACacattaataaataacaaaagaATGGTGTTTTGGGCCGAAGGGTAGAACGGGAAAAGTCATAGGCTGGTTCTTGCATGACATATGGATTGTTGTtcgagaagtttttagtccaagatatttatataatattatagagctcttcaatacctttcggtagatataaagaacgtcgaaaatggagttcgaacgaagaagttacgaccctTTGAAGTTAGGACAGTTTTTGGGTTAGCCGCGTACACCGGGCATACAGggaatacgttgggcgtactaggtcattcctagtacgttgggcgtaaggaATCAGTGActaaaccctattttcatggttttaaccctatttaagctccttaacttcctcAATTTCATTCCATTCTctgcctccacctctccaacaccctctcttgaaaccctaaccctagattgagccttgtgagcaaaaaaAGGTTTTTTAGGTGCTTTGGAGTattcttggtgcaccttggagaagaaggaactcattgaagaagtgttggttgcattggagcttgtagatccagactttgtccaccttgatctttcttctagaggtataaagtttgaatcttgataatgaaattgttagatcttgCTAGGTTTGTGTCACACCctcaaacctgaacggcggaaacgttcgagggtggatgacttcatgtgtagtatcacaacaatgcataatagtaatcatAGTACAACATccattatatttataaaatataactttacaTCTGTGTTCAAATCATTGTATATTTGACACCAAAAAGTAATATTAACAGACATAATTATATGAAAATCGATCTTCCTCAAAAACTTACGAGTACCTGTTTATTGatttcctgaaaatacaagtagttttgaaaaaagtgtcaacaattaagttggtgagtttataagtatgTTGTAAAAGAAATCAGTCATTTGTTCTCGGAAAATGTAAATATGTtcacccagaaaatcctatattttctattgtaTATGTATTTGTGTTCTTAAATAGTATAATATAGTTTTAAATTCCTATAAAACTATGAAAAAGTATGTTTTCTCTGTACTAGAATAGTATTCTGTATTAGTTATTATATAAAAACTTGTGAATTTTTAATTATTGTATTAtagttttaatttattaaaactaTGCGAAGTTGTTTACTTATTCTTACACTAAACATATTaatcaataccaaattgtgagttatcataaccataCATGATGACCTTAGATGACCTGAAACATGACgctcttcaggcgtcgaaatttTGGTACGACAATTGTTATCCCAAGCCTACCGGcttaactatagctaacagttggggtgtgggattgtcagtcccgtatagatctatacacaagtgtcatgctctccctccaggagactctggttataattttcaGGACTTTTGTTTTATACTTAAAATAAGTACTTGAAGCGTATCTCACAAATGCTATATTGATAGTTACGTGTAGAATATTGGAAAATATCTTTGTAATAGATATATAGTAAATATctcataaattatatttaatataatttatatggTTATTTTCATAAGTTCCTCTAAATATAGAAAGCAATATGTAGTTCCATAAAGTGAATTGATAAATATGCATGACTCATAAATTAtatctattataatttatatgtttatttttgtaATAAATTCCGAACCGGAAAAATAGTTTGTTTATAACGACTGTAAACTAGTTGAATAAATTTTGTTATTTATACAAGAGTTCCTTGTATTTTACTTAtatttcccccctaaaataatgtaaaaatagtgaaaaaataggggtataaactcacttgaTAGTAGTGAAGAATTGATCAGCACTTCATTGCTAGAAAGGCTTTATTGTTGAAAATCGGGCTTTGTGAGGGTCGGGTTtagaaaccgaaagactcttttctTGCGGACTTCTGGCACCTCGGGATGTTCTTCTGGTGTTGGATAtgttaccggggcttcagggtgtTGTAAGGAGGTTTAAAGAGGTGAATATTGTGAAAATATATGAAATTTGGTGTGAAAATAAGTTAAGAACCGGTAAATATCGCacctcccttatatagggtgcgaAGGCTCGATTCTGAAGGGAGGAGAAGAAGGCGTGCGTCAGACAGGTGGCGAGGGGGAAGTCTGCGCGTTGGAAGGAAAAGCGAAGCACGTGTCTGATCTCGGATGCCTCCACGGACGCAACACGTGCCGGAAGTTGGCGACACGCGTCGGACACGAATCAGATGCGAGAGGCGGTGACATGGCCGGTTCTAGGCCATGAGGTTGCGAGATTTATCGGAAATTGTgcccaacacagaggtgatctgcacttgcgaccatggagggcttcaaatggagcaactttgatgccagtatgataattgttattatacgagaactcg encodes:
- the LOC111917114 gene encoding LYR motif-containing protein At3g19508, whose protein sequence is MQRALRIYGEVLRLVRRLPADSRPYYAKYARENFVNYREVDANDDTALDELFLRAYNHSLWVLNKYSVDQAAASKLKEICGGA